The Impatiens glandulifera chromosome 3, dImpGla2.1, whole genome shotgun sequence genome contains a region encoding:
- the LOC124929964 gene encoding exopolygalacturonase-like has product MSCNIINRRPFFFSILLLLISTAAVSVSAAVKPKTFNVVKYGAVANGVSDISQAFMKAWEEACEWKGVSRVLIPHGTYRLNSVVFRGPCNNLMVVIVKGVLRAPTDPNLFFSDHWISFRYLNGLVIKGGGSLNAEGPSAWSYNDCSRNSQCKTLPTTMRLDFVNYSRIHHIHYIDSKNVHLSIFASNYVNVSHVKITAPEHSPNTDGIHVAGSTNIAIRNSEIGTGDDCIAVLSGTDGLDISGVSCGPGHGISIGSLGRYKEDEFVKNVRVRNCTLTGTQNGLRIKTWAPSLASHASDLTYQNILMKNVSNPIFIDQQYCPFARCDISAKSSVQISNVKFSNIWGMSNTKEAVILKCSGLVPCKNVKLENINLAYHGRGGPAVAQCKNVHGGAYGVQRPSGCM; this is encoded by the exons ATGAGCTGTAATATTATTAACCGTCGGCCTTTCTTCTTCTCAATATTATTACTATTGATTTCCACCGCCGCCGTGTCCGTCTCCGCCGCCGTAAAGCCGAAAACTTTCAACGTGGTCAAGTACGGCGCCGTCGCCAACGGCGTTTCAGACATTTctcaa GCTTTTATGAAGGCTTGGGAAGAAGCTTGTGAATGGAAAGGAGTTAGTAGGGTTTTGATTCCCCATGGTACTTATAGGTTAAACTCGGTGGTCTTTAGAGGTCCTTGTAATAATCTAATGGTGGTGATTGTTAAGGGTGTTCTTAGAGCTCCAACGGATCCTAATCTATTCTTTTCCGACCATTGGATTAGTTTTAGATATCTTAACGGTCTGGTAATCAAGGGTGGAGGTTCTTTGAATGCTGAAGGTCCTTCTGCTTGGTCTTATAATGATTGTTCAAGAAACTCTCAATGCAAGACTCTTCCAACT ACCATGAGGTTGGATTTTGTGAACTACTCGAGAATACACCACATACACTACATCGACAGCAAAAATGTTCATTTGAGCATTTTTGCTAGCAATTATGTAAATGTAAGTCATGTCAAAATTACAGCGCCAGAGCATAGTCCTAACACAGATGGTATCCATGTTGCCGGTTCCACAAATATCGCCATCCGCAATTCCGAAATTGGAACCGGAGACGATTGCATCGCCGTCCTCTCTGGTACTGATGGACTCGACATCTCAGGCGTCAGTTGTGGGCCCGGCCATGGTATAAGCATCGGAAGCTTGGGTAGGTATAAAGAAGATGAGTTTGTGAAGAATGTTCGAGTTAGGAATTGCACTCTTACCGGCACACAAAACGGATTGAGGATCAAGACGTGGGCACCGTCTCTCGCAAGTCATGCGTCAGACTTGACCTACCAAAACATTTTGATGAAGAATGTTAGCAACCCTATCTTCATTGATCAACAATATTGCCCCTTTGCTCGTTGTGATATTTCg GCTAAGTCGTCCGTCCAAATAAGCAATGTGAAATTCTCCAACATATGGGGAATGTCGAACACGAAGGAGGCGGTTATCTTAAAGTGTAGCGGTTTGGTGCCTTGCAAGAATGTGAAGCTCGAGAACATCAATTTGGCTTATCATGGAAGAGGAGGCCCGGCTGTTGCTCAATGCAAAAACGTTCATGGTGGTGCATATGGAGTCCAGCGCCCTTCCGGTTGCATGTGA
- the LOC124932130 gene encoding major pollen allergen Ole e 10-like — MRSMRRMNQWILLNYFSMLLISTSIIIADITTPIPTVPTTPATPTVINPTVSDPDSPVSGGGNPFVIPSPTTTTSYTPEATGGASWCVAVQSASQAAIQLALDYACGHGADCSAIQPAGECYRPNTMRDHASYAFNSYYQKNPIPTSCNFGGTAIITSTDPSYVNCQFPTTSTSSSILNTTNSIGSTVFGAGPITPTSSLATPTMYNFNLFLSYSFIFLIATIFL; from the exons ATGAGATCCATGAGAAGAATGAATCAATGGATTCTTCTTAATTATTTCTCCATGTTATTAATCTCCACCAGCATCATCATAGCAGATATAACAACTCCAATTCCAACTGTTCCAACTACTCCGGCGACACCCACCGTTATCAACCCAACAGTTTCCGATCCGGATTCCCCTGTTTCCGGCGGCGGCAACCCTTTTGTGATTCCATCCCCCACCACCACCACTAGCTATACTCCGGAAGCTACAGGCGGCGCGAGCTGGTGCGTAGCGGTCCAATCGGCATCACAAGCAGCTATACAACTAGCTTTGGATTATGCTTGTGGCCATGGAGCAGATTGCTCGGCGATTCAACCGGCCGGCGAGTGTTATAGACCGAATACGATGAGGGATCATGCTTCATATGCATTCAATAGCTATTATCAGAAGAACCCAATTCCCACTAGCTGTAATTTTGGTGGAACTGCCATCATTACTAGCACTGATCCAA GTTATGTGAACTGCCAATTTCCAACCACAAG CACAAGCTCTTCCATCTTGAATACAACAAATTCAATTGGTTCAACTGTCTTTGGAGCTGGACCAATTACTCCAACAAGTTCATTGGCTACACCTAcaatgtataattttaatttatttctctcatATTCCTTTATATTTCTTATAGCAACAATTTTTCTATAG